A genome region from Dioscorea cayenensis subsp. rotundata cultivar TDr96_F1 unplaced genomic scaffold, TDr96_F1_v2_PseudoChromosome.rev07_lg8_w22 25.fasta BLBR01000784.1, whole genome shotgun sequence includes the following:
- the LOC120255005 gene encoding uncharacterized protein LOC120255005 isoform X2 translates to MAMTEFAMDQAKTRESIFQATKTSQLHPVQMLSWETQEQWLKHLQGLSTENSDENVHMEKSERVCHMTEIEDLQAPQSFPVAPLCIKDPREYFDSQQANALRVRLDHGIGMVMVIGMG, encoded by the exons GATCAAGCCAAGACTAGGGAATCCATCTTTCAAGCCACAAAAACATCACAGTTGCATCCTGTTCAG ATGTTGAGTTGGGAGACACAAGAACAGTGGCTGAAGCACTTGCAAG GGTTGTCTACTGAAAATTCTGATGAGAATGTGCACATGGAAAAGTCAGAGAGGGTTTGTCATATGACTGAAATCGAGGATCTTCAAGCACCTCAAAGTTTTCCAGTTGCACCACTCTGCATAAAG GATCCGCGCGAGTATTTTGATTCTCAACAGGCCAATGCATTGAGGgtccgtttggatcacggaataggaatggtaatggtaatagGAATGGGAtaa
- the LOC120255005 gene encoding general transcription and DNA repair factor IIH subunit TFB1-1-like isoform X1, whose product MAMTEFAMDQAKTRESIFQATKTSQLHPVQNLHKQLVASGILMDSEFWAARKMLSWETQEQWLKHLQGLSTENSDENVHMEKSERVCHMTEIEDLQAPQSFPVAPLCIKDPREYFDSQQANALRVRLDHGIGMVMVIGMG is encoded by the exons GATCAAGCCAAGACTAGGGAATCCATCTTTCAAGCCACAAAAACATCACAGTTGCATCCTGTTCAG AACTTGCACAAACAATTAGTTGCCAGTGGCATATTGATGGACTCAGAATTTTGGGCAGCAAGGAAG ATGTTGAGTTGGGAGACACAAGAACAGTGGCTGAAGCACTTGCAAG GGTTGTCTACTGAAAATTCTGATGAGAATGTGCACATGGAAAAGTCAGAGAGGGTTTGTCATATGACTGAAATCGAGGATCTTCAAGCACCTCAAAGTTTTCCAGTTGCACCACTCTGCATAAAG GATCCGCGCGAGTATTTTGATTCTCAACAGGCCAATGCATTGAGGgtccgtttggatcacggaataggaatggtaatggtaatagGAATGGGAtaa